A stretch of Podospora bellae-mahoneyi strain CBS 112042 chromosome 5, whole genome shotgun sequence DNA encodes these proteins:
- a CDS encoding hypothetical protein (COG:S; EggNog:ENOG503P53Y) → MTSSSPIPGFTPLSSTIHLYQPPSPTLTHHTSPNPPQLIILCTWTSAKPAHIAKYTTAYQSLHPTTPILLITTHITDLIIHSIPHKAKSLLPALTYLLRLPATTLGPYFSPFSPPTARLLPGSILLHTFSEGGSFAAVSLATTYLHHSKQKLPVGAFIFDSTPGSPTPSFACSTAAFARTLPGFCQHNVIRKSIGGVVYLSFRARSGNRDKARRNWLHFTQLGLNNERLWDSSSESVPTTYLFSEKDDLVLWEDVQDHAVRAKRRSLMVRFKETGHCGHVMGERERGIYWAAVRLTWEGVRVDGGLGVKLHGLGRTTVGWNNRKGWLSLDSLCLEEEEEEEEEERIRT, encoded by the coding sequence ATgacctcttcatctcccATCCCAggcttcacccccctctcctccacaatcCACCTCtatcaacccccttcccctacTCTCACCCATCAtacctcccccaaccctccccaactaATAATCCTCTGCACCTGGACCTCCGCCAAACCAGCCCACATAGCAAAATACACCACCGCCTACCAatccctccaccccaccacccccatcctcctaATAACAACCCACATCACCGATCTAATCATCCACTCCATCCCCCACAAGGcaaaatccctcctccccgccttgacTTACCTCCTCAGGCTCCCAGCCACCACCCTAGGACCAtacttctcccccttctcccccccaaccgcgCGATTACTCCCCGGCTCAATCCTCTTGCACACCTTCTCCGAAGGCGGCTCCTTcgccgccgtctccctcgccacAACCTACCTCCACCATTCAAAACAAAAGCTCCCAGTCGGGGCATTCATCTTCGACTCCACGCCCGGAAGCCCAACACCGTCTTTTGCCTGCTCCACGGCAGCCTTTGCGAGGACACTCCCCGGTTTTTGTCAACATAATGTTATTCGGAAGAGCATTGGCGGGGTGGTGTACCTCTCTTTTCGGGCCCGCTCAGGCAACAGAGACAAAGCGCGGCGGAACTGGCTGCACTTTACACAACTGGGGTTAAATAACGAAAGGCTATGGGATTCATCATCCGAGAGTGTCCCAACGACGTACCTCTTTAGCGAAAAGGACGATCTTGTCTTGTGGGAAGATGTGCAAGACCATGCGGTCAGGGCAAAGAGACGGAGCTTGATGGTTAGGTTTAAAGAGACGGGGCACTGCGGGCATGTcatgggggagagggagaggggaatATACTGGGCTGCGGTGAGGCTAACatgggaaggggtgagggttgatggggggttgggggtgaaaCTACATGGTTTGGGGAGGACAACGGTAGGGTGGAACAACAGAAAAGGGTGGCTTAGTTTGGATAGTTTGTgtcttgaggaggaggaggaggaggaggaggaggagagaatAAGGACATGA